The following coding sequences lie in one Flagellimonas eckloniae genomic window:
- a CDS encoding glycosyltransferase family 2 protein gives MNVAVVILNWNGRTLLERFLPSVVAHSNGASIHLIDNASTDDSVAFVRKNYSTINIIQNASNGGFAKGYNDGLKNIEADIFCLLNSDVEVTPNWLKPITTLFNTIPEAAIVQPKILDLKRKEYFEYAGAAGGFIDKLGYPFCRGRIFQALEKDEGQYDDVKEVFWATGACMFIKSEVFKALNGFDEDYFAHQEEIDLCWRAKNLGHRVYYVGNSHIFHLGGSTLENMNPKKTFLNFRNSLYSITKNLPRKKAFPIIFFRLILDGIAALRFIFQFKFSHCTAILRAHFSFYANFRKIYGKREKANFILKYYSTTSIVWSHFVHQVKNFNILVKD, from the coding sequence TTGAATGTCGCTGTTGTCATACTAAACTGGAATGGAAGAACATTGCTGGAAAGGTTTCTTCCCAGTGTTGTAGCGCACTCAAATGGCGCTAGCATCCACCTTATTGACAATGCGAGCACAGATGACTCTGTTGCATTTGTCAGAAAAAATTATTCAACCATAAATATTATCCAAAATGCATCGAACGGTGGCTTTGCCAAAGGCTATAATGATGGCTTAAAAAATATTGAGGCCGATATCTTCTGTCTTTTAAATTCTGATGTTGAGGTTACTCCAAATTGGTTAAAACCCATCACCACTCTTTTTAATACCATTCCAGAAGCTGCTATTGTTCAACCAAAAATACTGGACTTAAAGCGGAAAGAATATTTTGAGTATGCAGGTGCAGCTGGAGGGTTCATAGACAAGTTGGGGTATCCTTTTTGTCGTGGCAGAATATTTCAAGCCTTAGAAAAAGATGAAGGTCAATATGATGATGTAAAGGAAGTTTTCTGGGCCACAGGGGCATGCATGTTTATAAAAAGTGAAGTGTTCAAGGCTTTAAATGGGTTTGATGAAGATTATTTTGCACATCAAGAAGAAATTGATCTATGTTGGAGGGCCAAAAACTTGGGGCATCGTGTTTATTATGTTGGTAATAGCCACATTTTTCATCTTGGAGGTTCAACATTGGAAAACATGAATCCTAAAAAAACTTTCCTCAATTTTAGAAACTCTTTATATTCTATCACCAAGAATTTACCAAGAAAAAAGGCATTCCCAATTATTTTTTTCCGTTTGATATTGGATGGAATAGCAGCACTGCGTTTTATTTTTCAATTTAAATTCAGCCATTGTACCGCTATTTTAAGGGCTCATTTCAGTTTTTATGCTAATTTTAGAAAGATATATGGTAAAAGGGAGAAAGCTAATTTTATACTAAAGTATTACTCAACAACATCCATAGTTTGGTCTCACTTCGTACATCAAGTAAAGAATTTTAACATTTTAGTAAAAGATTAA
- a CDS encoding DsrE family protein, with protein MNYTHNFLLFFILICLSGYSQEKTAGPIIENYGKVWSIENPDFKTDIAADFKVVFDIMNSPESHTEINKSIETAARFLNMHAKGGVPHAQLKVALVVHNKASKDIIENKAYETRYGVSNPNYDLVKDLMEAGVEVILCGQSSKSRNFPKEDLISGVQVSLSAMTALIQLQNQDYRLIKF; from the coding sequence ATGAATTATACCCACAACTTCCTTCTATTTTTTATTTTGATTTGCCTTAGCGGATATTCACAAGAGAAAACAGCTGGACCCATTATTGAAAATTACGGTAAAGTGTGGTCAATAGAGAACCCAGATTTTAAGACAGACATAGCTGCTGACTTTAAAGTGGTCTTTGATATTATGAACAGCCCCGAATCACACACGGAAATCAATAAAAGTATTGAGACCGCGGCGCGATTTCTGAATATGCACGCAAAGGGAGGTGTTCCCCACGCACAGCTTAAAGTTGCATTGGTGGTTCACAATAAAGCTTCTAAAGATATTATTGAAAATAAGGCATATGAGACCAGATACGGAGTTTCAAACCCAAACTATGACCTGGTCAAAGATTTGATGGAAGCTGGGGTCGAGGTTATTCTCTGTGGGCAATCTTCAAAATCCAGAAACTTTCCAAAGGAGGATTTGATTTCCGGCGTGCAAGTTTCCCTTTCAGCCATGACGGCACTTATTCAATTACAAAACCAAGACTATCGTCTTATCAAGTTTTAA
- a CDS encoding L-threonylcarbamoyladenylate synthase translates to MAEFIKIFEENPNPKQVEKVGNVLRKGGLIIYPTDTVYGLGCDISNSKALERIARIKGIKLAKANWSFVCADLSNLSDYVRQLDSATFKILKRSLPGPYTFILPGNNNLPKDFKKKKTVGIRVPDNEIVKALVTELGNPIVSTSIRDEDDILEYTTDPELIYEKWRNLVDVVIDGGYGGNIASTVVDLSSEPPEIVREGKGELDIF, encoded by the coding sequence ATGGCTGAATTCATAAAAATATTTGAAGAGAACCCTAACCCAAAACAAGTAGAGAAAGTGGGGAACGTACTTCGTAAAGGAGGGTTGATTATTTACCCAACGGATACGGTGTATGGTCTGGGATGCGATATTTCAAATTCAAAAGCGTTGGAGCGTATTGCCCGCATAAAAGGAATAAAATTGGCAAAGGCCAATTGGTCTTTTGTATGTGCGGATTTAAGCAACCTTTCTGATTATGTTAGGCAATTGGATTCGGCAACGTTCAAAATCCTTAAAAGGTCATTACCGGGCCCCTATACTTTTATTCTACCAGGGAACAATAATCTTCCAAAGGATTTCAAAAAAAAGAAAACAGTTGGAATTAGAGTTCCGGATAATGAAATAGTTAAAGCCTTGGTTACCGAATTGGGAAATCCCATTGTTTCCACATCAATTAGGGACGAGGATGATATTTTAGAGTATACTACTGACCCAGAGCTGATTTATGAAAAGTGGCGAAATCTTGTTGATGTGGTTATTGATGGCGGATATGGAGGGAATATTGCCTCGACTGTAGTTGATTTGTCATCTGAACCTCCTGAGATAGTACGAGAAGGAAAGGGTGAATTAGATATTTTTTAA
- a CDS encoding DoxX family protein, translating to MKNNLLIHLGLALLRIVPSAFMLTHGYSKFQKLISGNTEFANPLGIGQAPSLFLTVIGEFICPILIIIGFKTRWATIPTAITMFVAAFVVHGSDPFGKKELALLYLIIFVVVFLLGPGKYSIDKK from the coding sequence ATGAAAAATAATCTTTTAATCCACCTAGGTCTTGCGCTATTAAGAATCGTCCCTTCTGCATTTATGCTAACCCATGGTTATTCCAAATTTCAAAAGCTTATCAGTGGTAATACCGAATTTGCCAACCCATTGGGTATTGGACAAGCTCCTTCGCTCTTCTTAACTGTAATAGGTGAGTTTATTTGTCCCATTCTTATTATTATAGGATTTAAAACACGTTGGGCAACAATTCCAACGGCTATTACCATGTTTGTTGCTGCTTTTGTAGTTCATGGCTCAGATCCTTTTGGAAAAAAAGAATTGGCCTTACTATATCTTATCATTTTTGTAGTAGTATTTCTACTAGGACCGGGTAAATACAGTATCGACAAAAAATAA
- a CDS encoding FMN-binding glutamate synthase family protein, whose protein sequence is MEQFLDFLANIPWWSWILIALLLVVVWDVFLQKKHTINHNFPLVGHLRYWLESIGPEMRQYFVANNREELPFNRIERGWIYASAKKENNYEGFGTDRDIYAHQHIFVKNAMIGYQMPSGHPNIENPYFLPCAKVIGAYNKRKKPYRPASVINISAMSFGSLSAAAVEAMNTGVKKSQAYHNTGEGGLSPYHKQGGDVIFHFGTGYFGVRSREGNFSMEKMKILVDENPCIKAIEIKLSQGAKPGKGGVLPGAKISPEIAKIRGVAVGKDVLSPATHRAFSSIPELLDLIESIADETGLPVGIKAAIGKLDQWEELADLMKKSGKGPDFITVDGGEGGTGAAPPSFADHVSLPWVYGFASVYKIFKEKDLADRIVFIGSGKLGFPAKAAMAFAMGIDCINVAREAMMSIGCIQAQICHTNRCPAGVATQSKWLQNGINVPLKSDRLSQYFKTFRKEFLEITHAAGYEHPCQFTMNDIQVNVDDDYLSSDLETVYKYKKTKVPFTSVQEFYDCNFLGGKTNVEKTP, encoded by the coding sequence ATGGAGCAATTTCTTGATTTTTTAGCGAATATTCCATGGTGGAGTTGGATTCTCATCGCACTTTTATTGGTTGTGGTGTGGGATGTGTTTCTTCAAAAGAAACACACCATTAACCACAATTTCCCTCTTGTTGGACACCTTAGATATTGGCTGGAAAGTATAGGGCCGGAAATGCGACAGTACTTTGTGGCAAACAATAGGGAGGAACTTCCTTTCAATAGGATTGAACGCGGTTGGATTTACGCTTCCGCTAAAAAAGAAAATAATTACGAAGGGTTTGGTACGGACAGAGACATATATGCACATCAACATATTTTCGTGAAAAATGCCATGATTGGGTATCAAATGCCCAGTGGTCATCCAAATATTGAAAATCCTTATTTTTTACCCTGTGCCAAAGTTATTGGAGCCTATAACAAACGTAAAAAACCATATCGCCCTGCCTCGGTAATCAATATTTCAGCAATGAGTTTTGGTTCGTTATCAGCAGCAGCTGTTGAAGCCATGAATACAGGGGTAAAAAAAAGTCAAGCATACCATAATACGGGAGAAGGAGGTTTATCTCCATACCACAAACAAGGAGGCGATGTAATTTTCCATTTTGGAACAGGTTATTTTGGCGTTCGGTCTAGAGAAGGCAATTTCTCCATGGAAAAAATGAAGATTCTGGTCGATGAGAATCCATGTATCAAAGCCATTGAAATAAAACTATCCCAAGGTGCAAAACCTGGAAAGGGAGGTGTTCTGCCTGGTGCCAAAATCAGTCCCGAAATTGCGAAAATACGCGGGGTCGCCGTTGGAAAAGACGTCCTCTCCCCTGCTACGCATAGAGCATTCAGCTCCATTCCTGAGCTTTTAGATTTAATAGAATCTATTGCAGACGAAACTGGGTTGCCCGTGGGAATCAAAGCGGCCATTGGGAAATTGGACCAATGGGAAGAATTGGCAGATTTAATGAAAAAATCTGGGAAAGGACCAGACTTTATTACCGTTGATGGTGGTGAAGGAGGAACTGGAGCAGCCCCACCAAGTTTTGCAGATCACGTTTCATTGCCTTGGGTCTATGGATTTGCATCAGTCTATAAAATTTTTAAAGAAAAAGATTTAGCAGACCGTATCGTTTTTATTGGAAGTGGGAAATTGGGTTTTCCAGCTAAGGCAGCCATGGCTTTTGCTATGGGGATTGATTGTATAAATGTGGCTAGGGAAGCTATGATGAGTATTGGCTGTATTCAAGCCCAAATATGCCACACCAATAGATGCCCCGCCGGTGTGGCCACACAAAGCAAATGGTTGCAAAATGGGATAAACGTTCCCTTGAAATCCGATAGGTTGTCACAATATTTTAAAACCTTTAGAAAAGAGTTTTTAGAGATTACCCATGCTGCAGGTTATGAACATCCTTGCCAGTTTACCATGAATGATATCCAGGTAAATGTAGATGATGACTATTTAAGTAGTGATTTGGAAACCGTTTATAAATACAAAAAAACAAAAGTCCCTTTTACATCGGTACAGGAATTTTATGATTGCAATTTTCTAGGTGGAAAAACCAATGTGGAAAAAACACCCTAA
- the holA gene encoding DNA polymerase III subunit delta yields the protein MDSVKEIVANINQGNPKPIYFLMGDEPYYIDKISKYIADNVLTEEERGFNQMVLYGRDTSIDEVISNAKRFPMMAEYQVVIVKEAQHLSRTIENLNAYVENPQPNTILVFCYKYKKLDKRKKLYKSILKTGELFESKKLYDNQVADWIRKILNGKKYKISPKACMLLVEFLGTDLSKINNELDKLMIVVPETIEITPELIEQHIGISKDFNNFELKKALGERNVGKATRIINYFSQNPKDNPFVVTITLLNTFFTQLLQYHGLKDHSPGNVAKALGVNPYFVNEYTVAAKNYPMRRVSSIISNLRQLDLKSKGVGASNLTQADLLKELLTKIV from the coding sequence ATGGACAGCGTAAAGGAAATTGTAGCCAATATAAATCAGGGAAATCCGAAACCCATTTATTTTTTAATGGGTGATGAGCCTTATTATATTGATAAGATTTCAAAGTACATCGCGGATAATGTTTTGACCGAAGAGGAGCGGGGTTTTAACCAAATGGTGCTTTATGGGCGTGATACCAGTATTGATGAGGTTATCTCCAATGCGAAACGGTTTCCCATGATGGCAGAGTACCAGGTTGTCATAGTTAAAGAGGCACAACATCTTTCCCGAACTATTGAAAACCTTAACGCTTACGTTGAAAACCCTCAGCCGAATACAATACTTGTTTTCTGCTATAAATACAAAAAGCTTGATAAGCGAAAAAAGTTATATAAATCTATTCTGAAAACAGGAGAATTATTTGAGAGTAAGAAGTTATACGATAATCAAGTAGCTGATTGGATACGGAAAATTTTGAACGGAAAGAAATATAAGATTTCCCCTAAGGCTTGTATGTTGCTTGTAGAGTTTCTGGGAACGGATCTGAGCAAGATCAATAATGAACTTGACAAACTAATGATAGTAGTACCTGAAACCATAGAAATCACTCCAGAATTGATTGAACAGCATATAGGCATTAGCAAGGATTTCAACAATTTTGAACTTAAAAAGGCTCTAGGCGAGCGAAATGTTGGTAAAGCTACCCGTATAATCAATTATTTTTCGCAAAATCCCAAGGACAATCCTTTTGTGGTCACTATTACATTATTGAATACTTTTTTTACCCAGCTATTGCAATATCATGGTCTTAAAGACCATTCCCCAGGCAATGTTGCAAAGGCACTTGGTGTAAACCCGTATTTTGTAAATGAATATACAGTTGCTGCCAAAAACTATCCAATGCGGAGAGTGAGTTCAATCATCTCAAACCTAAGACAGTTGGATTTAAAAAGTAAAGGTGTTGGGGCAAGCAACCTTACTCAGGCTGATCTTCTTAAAGAGTTGTTGACCAAAATTGTATAG
- a CDS encoding OmpA family protein: MKKVFLGSLAMAVLLSSCVSQKKYAELEAQQQETQDLLNSATVKLNDCLEEKASASSKLKTLEDQNAFLKANNQELINNMGNLTTLTTKGAENLEKSLESLKEKDLTIRKLQDAVTRRDSVNLALVQSLKGVLGNLDDEDIEVSVEKGVVFVSISDKLLFSSGSYNITSAAKSVLGKVAKVVNNKPDFEFLVEGHTDNVPYSSGVLVDNWDLSAKRATAIVRTLQNEFNVAPERMTAAGRSFYVPLASNDTAAERAKNRRTRIVVLPKIDQFYNMIEEGMKDPAIGGSGK; this comes from the coding sequence ATGAAGAAAGTTTTCCTAGGATCATTGGCAATGGCAGTTTTGTTGTCATCATGTGTATCACAAAAAAAATATGCTGAGCTTGAAGCACAGCAGCAAGAAACCCAAGATTTATTAAACTCTGCAACTGTAAAGTTGAACGATTGCTTAGAGGAAAAAGCCTCGGCATCGTCCAAACTAAAGACTCTTGAAGATCAAAATGCATTTTTAAAAGCAAACAATCAGGAGCTTATCAACAATATGGGTAATCTAACAACCTTGACTACCAAGGGTGCTGAGAATCTTGAAAAATCTTTGGAAAGTCTAAAAGAAAAAGATTTAACCATCAGAAAATTACAGGATGCCGTTACCCGAAGAGATTCAGTGAATCTTGCCTTGGTACAGAGCCTTAAAGGAGTTTTGGGCAACTTGGATGATGAAGACATTGAAGTAAGTGTTGAAAAAGGTGTAGTCTTTGTTTCTATTTCTGACAAATTATTGTTTAGCAGCGGAAGCTACAATATCACCAGCGCAGCCAAAAGTGTTTTAGGCAAAGTGGCAAAAGTGGTCAATAACAAGCCAGACTTTGAATTCTTGGTAGAAGGCCATACAGATAATGTGCCTTACTCTAGTGGAGTGCTGGTAGATAACTGGGATTTGAGTGCCAAAAGAGCAACTGCAATCGTAAGAACATTGCAAAATGAGTTTAATGTTGCTCCTGAGCGTATGACAGCAGCAGGAAGAAGTTTTTATGTACCATTAGCATCTAATGATACGGCAGCTGAACGTGCTAAAAACAGAAGAACGCGTATTGTTGTTCTTCCTAAAATTGACCAGTTCTACAATATGATTGAGGAAGGAATGAAAGATCCTGCTATTGGAGGTTCTGGCAAATAA
- a CDS encoding patatin-like phospholipase family protein gives MRALVISGGGSKGAFAGGVAQFLIQEANHKYDLFVGTSTGSLLISHLALNKLDKIKRIYSSVNQKSIFNSCPFVVKKKHGIDIIAINHWNVVKNFIKGKKTFGESENLRHLIRESITQNEFNELKQGLTDVVVTVSNLSLNQVEYKSINDCTYDEFCDWIWISSNYAPFMSLVKKNGCEYADGGLGSLVPIEEALKRGATEVDVVVLHTEVNYLNRMHSRNPFELMTTIFSFVLDRIENQNVRIGKLVANQKDAIINFYYTPAVLTTNSLIFNKERMTLWWKRGYLYAKNKNEETSPIDPDHQDR, from the coding sequence ATGAGAGCATTGGTTATTTCTGGAGGTGGGAGCAAAGGTGCCTTTGCAGGCGGAGTTGCCCAGTTTTTAATACAAGAGGCCAATCACAAATACGATTTGTTCGTTGGGACTTCCACGGGAAGTTTGCTGATATCCCATTTGGCATTGAACAAGTTGGATAAAATTAAGCGGATATACTCTTCCGTAAATCAAAAAAGTATTTTTAATAGCTGTCCTTTCGTTGTCAAAAAGAAACATGGAATTGACATAATTGCAATTAACCATTGGAATGTTGTAAAGAATTTTATCAAAGGGAAAAAAACCTTTGGTGAAAGTGAAAACTTGAGGCACCTAATTCGTGAGTCAATAACTCAAAATGAGTTCAATGAGTTAAAACAGGGTTTGACCGATGTTGTAGTCACGGTATCCAATTTATCGCTAAATCAAGTGGAGTATAAATCGATAAATGATTGTACGTATGATGAATTTTGCGATTGGATATGGATCTCATCCAATTACGCCCCATTTATGAGTCTTGTAAAAAAAAATGGATGCGAATATGCTGATGGCGGATTGGGAAGTTTGGTTCCTATTGAGGAGGCCTTAAAACGAGGTGCTACGGAAGTGGATGTGGTCGTTTTGCATACCGAAGTAAACTATCTGAATCGTATGCATTCCAGAAATCCGTTTGAATTGATGACAACCATCTTCAGTTTTGTGTTGGATCGCATAGAAAACCAAAATGTGCGTATAGGCAAACTGGTGGCCAATCAAAAAGATGCAATTATAAATTTCTACTATACCCCGGCAGTTTTAACCACAAATTCTCTAATTTTTAATAAGGAGCGAATGACCTTATGGTGGAAAAGAGGGTATTTGTACGCAAAGAATAAGAACGAGGAAACGAGTCCTATAGATCCAGATCACCAAGATAGGTGA
- a CDS encoding ATP-dependent helicase, translated as MSSFLDELNDAQRDPVLHKDGPLMVIAGAGSGKTRVLTYRIAHLMEQGVDSFNILALTFTNKAAREMKKRIALIAGSSETKNLWMGTFHSVFAKLLRFDGDKLGFPSNFTIYDTQDSQRLIASIIKEMGLDKDIYKYKQIQNRISSYKNSLITVKAYFQNPELVEADAMAKRPRLGEIYQNYVDRCFKAGAMDFDDLLLRTNELLTRFPEVLMKYQDRFRYILVDEYQDTNHSQYLIVKALSDRYQNICVVGDDAQSIYSFRGANINNILNFQKDYDNVGMYRLEQNYRSTKNIVNAANSIIAKNKNQLEKVVWTSNDEGNKIKIHRSITDAEEGRYVASSIFENKMQQQMQNGEFAVLYRTNSQSRAIEDALRKRDIPYRIYGGLSFYQRKEIKDVLAYLRMIINPKDEEALKRVINFPARGIGQTTIDKLIVAANHYGRSIFEVIEHLKKLDLKINTGTKRKLEDFVTMIKSFQIMNEGSDAFTLAEHVAKKTGLLLEFKKDGTPEGIARMENIEELLNGIKDFVEGQKELADATGGLSEFLEDVALATDLDKDTGDDDRVALMTIHLAKGLEFPYVYVVGMEEDLFPSAMSMNTRSELEEERRLFYVALTRAEKQAFLTYTQNRYRWGKLIDAEPSRFLEEIEEQYVENLTPVNDGYRYKSLIDADIFGEVDKSKLRQIKPKNGTPPSIQKPNENQLRKLRKLKPQLSSPAQNTNTIDSNLSEGSLVNHTRFGRGTVLKIEGIGNDKKAEIKFEKGDIKKLLLRFAKLEVLQG; from the coding sequence TTGAGTAGTTTTTTGGATGAATTAAATGATGCGCAACGCGACCCGGTGTTGCACAAGGATGGCCCTCTGATGGTAATTGCCGGTGCAGGCTCTGGAAAGACACGTGTGCTTACCTATAGGATTGCACATTTAATGGAGCAAGGGGTAGATTCTTTTAATATCTTGGCTCTGACCTTTACCAATAAAGCCGCTCGCGAAATGAAAAAGCGGATAGCCCTTATTGCCGGAAGTTCAGAAACGAAAAACTTGTGGATGGGAACTTTCCATTCCGTATTTGCAAAATTGCTACGCTTTGATGGTGATAAATTAGGGTTCCCTAGCAATTTCACTATTTATGACACCCAGGATTCCCAACGTTTGATTGCTTCGATCATAAAAGAAATGGGACTTGATAAGGATATCTACAAGTACAAGCAGATTCAAAACAGAATATCATCGTATAAAAACAGTTTAATCACGGTCAAGGCATATTTCCAAAATCCAGAATTGGTGGAAGCTGATGCCATGGCTAAAAGACCAAGGCTTGGAGAAATCTATCAAAACTATGTAGATCGTTGTTTTAAGGCGGGCGCAATGGATTTTGATGACCTTTTACTGCGTACCAATGAGCTTTTAACACGTTTTCCTGAGGTGCTGATGAAGTACCAAGATAGGTTTAGGTATATTTTGGTTGATGAGTATCAAGATACCAATCATTCGCAATATTTAATCGTAAAGGCACTCTCGGACCGTTACCAAAACATATGCGTAGTGGGTGATGATGCCCAGAGCATCTATTCCTTCAGGGGAGCCAACATTAATAATATCCTCAATTTTCAAAAGGATTATGATAATGTGGGTATGTACCGTTTGGAACAAAATTACCGTTCCACAAAAAACATTGTGAATGCCGCCAATTCCATTATAGCCAAAAATAAAAACCAATTGGAGAAAGTGGTTTGGACCTCTAACGATGAAGGGAACAAGATAAAAATACACCGAAGCATAACAGATGCAGAGGAGGGTAGGTATGTGGCAAGTTCCATTTTTGAAAACAAAATGCAACAACAGATGCAGAATGGTGAGTTTGCTGTTCTGTACCGTACCAATTCTCAGTCCCGGGCGATAGAAGATGCTTTACGTAAACGTGATATCCCGTATCGAATTTATGGTGGACTTTCCTTTTATCAACGTAAAGAAATCAAAGATGTTCTGGCGTATCTGCGAATGATTATCAACCCAAAAGATGAAGAAGCTTTAAAACGGGTCATTAATTTTCCAGCTCGAGGTATTGGACAGACCACAATTGACAAATTAATTGTTGCCGCCAACCACTACGGCCGTTCCATTTTTGAGGTAATAGAACATTTGAAAAAACTTGATTTAAAAATCAATACGGGAACCAAACGGAAGTTGGAAGATTTTGTGACCATGATCAAAAGCTTTCAAATTATGAATGAAGGTTCAGATGCTTTTACCCTTGCAGAGCATGTCGCAAAAAAAACCGGTCTGCTGCTGGAGTTTAAAAAAGATGGAACTCCGGAGGGAATTGCCAGAATGGAGAATATTGAGGAGCTCTTGAATGGTATAAAGGATTTTGTTGAGGGACAAAAAGAACTGGCGGACGCCACTGGAGGTTTATCTGAGTTTTTAGAAGATGTTGCTTTGGCTACGGACTTAGACAAGGATACAGGTGATGACGACCGAGTAGCCTTAATGACCATTCACTTGGCAAAAGGATTGGAATTCCCTTATGTCTATGTGGTTGGAATGGAAGAGGATTTGTTTCCTTCTGCCATGAGCATGAATACACGAAGTGAGCTAGAGGAAGAACGAAGACTTTTTTATGTTGCATTGACAAGGGCTGAGAAACAAGCATTTCTGACGTACACCCAAAACAGATACCGTTGGGGAAAGCTTATTGACGCCGAACCAAGTAGGTTTTTGGAAGAAATTGAAGAACAATATGTTGAAAACCTTACTCCAGTGAATGATGGGTACCGGTACAAATCTTTGATTGATGCTGATATTTTTGGAGAGGTTGATAAGAGCAAGTTGAGACAAATAAAACCTAAGAATGGAACACCTCCCAGCATTCAAAAGCCCAATGAGAATCAATTGCGAAAACTTAGAAAGTTAAAGCCCCAATTATCCTCACCAGCACAAAACACTAATACCATCGATTCCAATTTATCTGAAGGTTCCCTCGTAAATCACACTCGCTTTGGTCGCGGAACCGTTTTAAAGATTGAAGGGATAGGAAACGATAAAAAGGCAGAAATTAAGTTTGAAAAAGGAGATATTAAAAAGCTATTGCTCAGATTTGCCAAGCTTGAAGTATTACAAGGCTAG
- a CDS encoding type I restriction enzyme HsdR N-terminal domain-containing protein has product MQALNFPKYSFRVKNSENGLHIFDPVRKKFVVLQPEEWVRQHVVHYLIDTKKYPKSLINVEKQLIVNTLKKRYDVVVFEPNGSIQILVECKAPEIKIDQKTFDQIAQYNYQLKSKYIMVTNGMQHYYCKMDHENEKYKFLKEIPDFSR; this is encoded by the coding sequence ATGCAAGCCTTGAACTTTCCCAAGTATTCGTTTAGAGTCAAAAATAGCGAAAATGGCCTCCATATCTTTGACCCAGTCCGTAAAAAATTTGTTGTGCTGCAACCCGAAGAATGGGTGCGCCAACATGTTGTCCATTATTTAATTGATACAAAGAAGTATCCCAAAAGCCTCATCAATGTAGAAAAACAGCTGATTGTCAACACCTTGAAAAAACGTTATGATGTTGTCGTTTTTGAACCCAACGGCTCAATCCAAATCTTAGTGGAATGCAAAGCGCCAGAAATTAAAATTGACCAAAAAACGTTTGACCAGATTGCCCAGTACAATTATCAATTAAAGTCTAAGTACATTATGGTTACAAATGGCATGCAACATTATTATTGTAAAATGGACCATGAAAATGAAAAATACAAGTTTTTGAAGGAAATTCCTGATTTTAGCCGTTAA